A region from the Saccharomonospora azurea NA-128 genome encodes:
- a CDS encoding pyridoxal phosphate-dependent aminotransferase: MREPVLVERLRPFTSTIFAEMTALADRHSAVNLGQGFPDTDGPEGMLVEARKALFGGANQYPPGPGRPELREAIADHRARYGTEYDPDGEVLVTAGATEAIAASLLALTGPGDEVIVIEPYYDSYAAAVAMSGATRKVVSLVPDGDRFALDLDAVRAAVTANTRALLVNSPHNPTGTVFTRTELAGLAALCVEHNLIAITDEVYEHLVFDDAQHLPLAAFPGMSARTVSISSAGKTFNCTGWKVGWVCASRELTSAVRAAKQFLTFTSAGPLQPAVAYALRNELSWVESLRESLRSKRDRLCAGLAAAGFGIRPSAGTYFVCADVRPLGFTDAEDLAWRLPESIGVAAVPVGVFTDHPAEWRHLLRFAFCKQEEVLDEAIERLRTL, from the coding sequence GTGCGTGAACCTGTACTCGTCGAACGCCTGCGGCCGTTCACTTCCACGATCTTCGCGGAGATGACCGCGCTGGCGGACCGGCACTCGGCCGTCAATCTCGGACAGGGCTTCCCCGACACCGACGGACCCGAAGGCATGTTGGTCGAGGCCCGGAAGGCGTTGTTCGGCGGCGCCAACCAGTACCCGCCGGGCCCGGGTCGTCCCGAACTCCGCGAGGCGATCGCGGACCATCGAGCCCGCTACGGCACCGAGTACGACCCGGACGGCGAGGTGCTGGTCACCGCCGGGGCGACCGAAGCGATCGCGGCGAGCCTGCTCGCGCTCACCGGCCCCGGCGACGAGGTGATCGTCATCGAGCCGTACTACGACTCCTACGCGGCGGCGGTGGCGATGTCCGGCGCCACCCGGAAAGTCGTGTCGCTGGTGCCCGACGGCGACCGGTTCGCCCTCGACCTCGACGCCGTCCGCGCGGCCGTCACCGCGAACACGAGAGCCCTCCTGGTGAACTCTCCGCACAATCCCACGGGCACGGTGTTCACGAGAACCGAACTCGCCGGGCTCGCCGCATTGTGCGTGGAGCACAATCTGATCGCCATCACCGACGAGGTCTACGAGCACCTCGTTTTCGACGACGCCCAGCATCTTCCGTTGGCGGCATTCCCCGGGATGTCGGCGCGCACGGTCTCCATCTCCAGTGCCGGCAAGACGTTCAACTGCACCGGCTGGAAGGTCGGCTGGGTCTGTGCCTCGCGGGAACTGACCTCGGCGGTGCGCGCGGCCAAGCAGTTCCTGACATTCACCTCGGCCGGGCCCCTGCAACCGGCCGTCGCCTACGCGTTGCGGAACGAGCTGTCGTGGGTGGAGTCGTTGCGCGAGTCGCTGCGGTCCAAGCGCGACCGATTGTGTGCCGGATTGGCCGCCGCGGGCTTCGGGATTCGACCGAGCGCGGGCACGTATTTCGTGTGCGCGGACGTCCGGCCCCTCGGTTTCACCGATGCGGAGGACCTCGCCTGGCGCTTACCGGAGAGTATTGGAGTCGCGGCAGTACCCGTTGGCGTGTTCACGGATCACCCGGCCGAGTGGCGACATCTACTTCGATTTGCTTTCTGTAAACAAGAGGAGGTGCTCGACGAAGCGATTGAGCGGTTGCGTACCTTGTGA
- a CDS encoding DUF998 domain-containing protein → MGQLGTNATTVESAPARVRAWTFAATAALGWALFTLTILHLVSSFDPLTDPVSRYAFTDEGQGMLEASLLSFAVGVLAVRGTLAAAGLRISRTTTVLVVAAAGGLVAAALFPAAFESDVDPVSGLIHQYGSLLAFLCVPGIALSLLDQLRDSPDAAHQAARRGLQRVVWPSIGLLVLFGASYVADKLSGGPPPLSTLLTLLDLLPEALIQRGVFLADFVLLAALLTLANRVVRARVSR, encoded by the coding sequence ATGGGGCAACTGGGGACGAATGCGACAACAGTAGAGAGCGCCCCTGCTCGGGTGCGCGCCTGGACGTTCGCCGCCACCGCCGCACTGGGGTGGGCACTCTTCACGCTGACGATCCTGCATCTCGTGAGCTCGTTCGACCCCCTCACCGACCCGGTGAGCCGCTACGCCTTCACCGACGAGGGGCAGGGAATGCTGGAAGCCAGCCTCCTGTCCTTCGCCGTCGGCGTCCTCGCGGTCCGCGGCACACTGGCCGCGGCGGGCCTCCGCATCAGCCGGACCACCACGGTCCTCGTCGTCGCCGCGGCCGGGGGCCTGGTCGCCGCCGCGCTGTTCCCGGCGGCGTTCGAGTCGGACGTCGACCCGGTGAGCGGCCTGATCCACCAGTACGGCAGCCTGCTCGCGTTCCTCTGCGTGCCCGGCATCGCGCTGTCACTGCTGGACCAGTTGCGTGACTCGCCCGACGCCGCCCACCAGGCCGCGCGGCGTGGACTGCAGCGGGTGGTGTGGCCGTCGATCGGCCTGCTCGTCCTGTTCGGCGCGAGTTACGTCGCCGACAAGCTCTCGGGCGGCCCTCCACCGCTGTCGACCTTGCTGACCCTGCTCGACCTGTTGCCGGAGGCGCTGATCCAACGCGGAGTGTTCCTCGCGGACTTCGTCCTGCTCGCCGCGCTGCTGACGCTCGCGAACCGGGTCGTGCGGGCGCGGGTGTCCCGGTAA
- a CDS encoding FAD-binding oxidoreductase: MTPKTSQTSPARPTTPTVLAPTDLREAHEALADTREPVTLRGAGTAADWGDPALPTPAVLDTTRMTGVLAYNPADMTVSVRAGTPLRALAAELGEHGQRVAFDAARVQRGATVGGLVATADSGPLSLTYGSLRDLVIGATVVLADGTVARTGGHVIKNVAGYDLAKLLHGSYGVFGLLAEVVLRLHPLPSASRTVCVEAPLPAAAEHAAAVLSGQSEPVAFEWLDDLLLVRLEGTPEGTDARARRLADDLGGTVLDDDAADAAWARHADLVDAANLRIGVRPSRLPAVLAAIGGDTATATVGLGTGVATLSVPDTDIEAAHDAVTAVNGTSVVRRAVPSGVRPWGQVPSAVRVLRALKNELDPEGRLCPGRLGSWLDGREATP; the protein is encoded by the coding sequence ATGACTCCGAAAACGTCGCAGACCTCGCCGGCTCGGCCGACGACACCGACCGTGCTCGCGCCCACCGACCTCCGCGAGGCACACGAGGCGCTCGCCGACACACGCGAGCCCGTCACCCTCCGCGGCGCCGGGACCGCCGCGGACTGGGGCGACCCCGCGCTCCCGACTCCGGCGGTGCTCGACACGACCCGGATGACCGGGGTGCTGGCCTACAACCCCGCGGACATGACCGTGTCGGTGCGGGCGGGCACACCGCTGCGCGCCCTCGCGGCCGAGCTCGGCGAGCACGGCCAACGGGTGGCGTTCGACGCGGCGAGGGTGCAGCGCGGCGCCACCGTGGGCGGCCTCGTCGCGACCGCCGACTCCGGGCCGCTGTCGCTGACCTACGGCTCCCTGCGCGACCTCGTCATCGGAGCGACGGTCGTGCTGGCCGACGGCACGGTCGCCCGCACGGGAGGCCACGTCATCAAGAACGTCGCGGGCTACGACCTCGCGAAACTGCTCCACGGCTCCTACGGGGTCTTCGGGCTGCTCGCCGAGGTCGTGCTGCGGCTGCACCCCCTGCCCTCCGCCAGCCGCACGGTGTGCGTCGAAGCACCGCTGCCCGCTGCGGCCGAACACGCCGCGGCGGTGCTGTCCGGGCAGAGCGAACCCGTAGCCTTCGAATGGCTCGACGACCTGCTCCTGGTGCGGCTCGAAGGCACGCCCGAGGGCACCGACGCGCGCGCCCGCCGCCTCGCGGACGACCTCGGTGGCACCGTGCTCGACGACGACGCGGCCGACGCCGCATGGGCCCGGCACGCCGACCTCGTCGACGCGGCGAACCTCCGGATCGGGGTCCGGCCCAGCAGGCTGCCCGCGGTGCTCGCCGCCATCGGTGGCGACACCGCCACGGCCACCGTCGGACTCGGCACCGGTGTCGCGACGCTGTCCGTGCCCGACACCGACATCGAGGCAGCGCACGACGCCGTGACCGCCGTGAACGGGACGTCGGTGGTCCGCCGCGCCGTGCCCTCCGGCGTCCGCCCGTGGGGTCAGGTGCCCTCGGCGGTGCGGGTGCTCCGGGCGTTGAAGAACGAACTCGACCCGGAAGGACGGCTGTGCCCCGGCCGTCTCGGGTCGTGGTTGGACGGACGGGAGGCCACACCGTGA
- the glcF gene encoding glycolate oxidase subunit GlcF, with protein sequence MTELFGQSSFDSQHPPERELLDDCVHCGFCLPTCPTYQLWGEEMDSPRGRIYLMDLAERGEIGLEGAFTQHIDACLGCMACVTACPSGVQYDRLLEATRPQIERNVERRPSDRLFRNAIFALFPYRRRLRVAAVFGQAYQKSGLPKLMERVLPPRLRATQALLPPVRLREAFASLPRRVRPKGSVRRRVALLSGCVQDVFFHEVNAATQRVLAAEGCEVLTPRQQGCCGALELHAGRSGSAADRAKRTIATFEKLPVDTIVVNVAGCGSSMKEYVHLLADDPDWADRARDFSAKVRDVTELLAELEPQAPRRRIEAKVAYHDACHLGHAQGVRDQPRAVLRTIPGLDVVDLPEAELCCGSAGIYNLVQPEPAAELGQRKADNVRTVAPDLLVTANPGCLLQIRRYLDDDIPMLHPVQLLDQSLNGKPT encoded by the coding sequence GTGACCGAGCTCTTCGGACAGTCGAGTTTCGACTCCCAGCACCCGCCCGAGCGCGAGCTGCTCGACGACTGCGTGCACTGCGGGTTCTGCCTGCCGACGTGCCCCACCTACCAGCTCTGGGGCGAGGAGATGGACTCGCCGCGCGGCCGCATCTACCTCATGGACCTCGCCGAACGCGGCGAGATCGGGCTGGAAGGCGCGTTCACCCAGCACATCGACGCGTGCCTGGGCTGCATGGCCTGCGTGACCGCCTGCCCGTCGGGCGTGCAGTACGACCGGCTGCTGGAGGCCACCCGGCCGCAGATCGAGCGGAACGTCGAGCGGCGTCCGTCCGACCGGCTGTTCCGCAACGCGATCTTCGCGTTGTTCCCGTACCGCCGCAGGCTCCGCGTCGCGGCGGTGTTCGGCCAGGCCTACCAGAAGTCGGGGCTGCCGAAGCTGATGGAACGCGTCCTCCCACCACGGCTGCGGGCCACGCAGGCGTTGCTCCCGCCCGTGCGCCTGCGGGAGGCGTTCGCGTCCCTGCCTCGGCGCGTGCGGCCGAAGGGTTCGGTGCGGCGACGTGTCGCCCTCCTCTCCGGCTGCGTGCAGGACGTGTTCTTCCACGAGGTCAACGCCGCCACCCAGCGCGTGCTCGCCGCGGAGGGCTGCGAGGTGTTGACACCGAGGCAACAAGGCTGCTGCGGGGCGCTGGAACTGCACGCGGGCCGGTCCGGCAGCGCCGCCGACCGTGCCAAGCGCACCATCGCCACCTTCGAGAAACTGCCGGTCGACACCATCGTCGTCAACGTCGCCGGGTGCGGATCCTCGATGAAGGAGTACGTCCACCTGCTCGCCGACGACCCCGACTGGGCCGACCGCGCGCGCGACTTCAGCGCCAAGGTGCGCGACGTGACCGAGCTGCTGGCCGAGCTGGAACCCCAGGCCCCGAGGCGGCGGATCGAGGCGAAGGTCGCCTACCACGACGCCTGCCACCTCGGCCACGCCCAAGGGGTGCGCGACCAGCCGAGGGCAGTGCTGCGCACGATCCCCGGGCTCGACGTGGTCGACCTCCCCGAGGCGGAGCTGTGTTGCGGGTCGGCGGGCATCTACAACCTCGTGCAACCGGAGCCCGCCGCCGAACTCGGGCAGCGCAAGGCGGACAACGTGCGCACCGTGGCGCCCGACCTGCTGGTGACGGCCAATCCGGGGTGCCTCCTGCAGATCCGCCGCTACCTGGACGACGACATCCCGATGCTGCACCCGGTGCAACTGCTCGACCAATCCCTGAACGGCAAGCCGACCTGA
- a CDS encoding Clp protease N-terminal domain-containing protein has protein sequence MFERFDRVVKDVVVGSQAIAVEQGSEHVDAVHLACALLRRPVGVVHRVLEENGVAADAVEAEFDKVRRRGGLSDTEVDALAAVGIDVDHVLAQLGGQDDVTGRRRRKFFHHMPFSDAARRVLLRSLEEARNLGEKRITVDHVLLGALGVQGPVADVLADAGVTTTAVHRHLQRR, from the coding sequence ATGTTCGAGAGGTTCGATCGAGTCGTCAAGGATGTGGTCGTCGGTTCCCAGGCCATCGCCGTGGAGCAAGGAAGCGAGCACGTCGACGCGGTCCACCTGGCGTGTGCACTCCTTCGCCGGCCCGTCGGGGTGGTGCACCGGGTGCTCGAGGAGAACGGTGTGGCGGCGGACGCGGTCGAGGCGGAGTTCGACAAGGTGCGTCGACGTGGAGGGCTCAGTGACACCGAGGTCGACGCTCTGGCCGCCGTCGGAATCGACGTGGATCACGTGCTCGCGCAGTTGGGCGGCCAGGACGACGTCACCGGCAGGCGGCGCCGGAAGTTCTTCCACCACATGCCCTTCAGCGATGCGGCGAGGCGCGTGTTGCTGCGGTCGCTGGAGGAGGCGAGGAACCTCGGCGAGAAGCGGATCACTGTGGACCACGTCCTCCTGGGTGCCCTCGGCGTTCAGGGTCCGGTCGCCGACGTGCTGGCGGATGCCGGGGTCACCACGACCGCGGTGCACAGGCACCTGCAGCGGCGGTGA
- a CDS encoding protein phosphatase 2C domain-containing protein gives MSTQVDSRYGRFVPRIDIAERPGVGLDGTPRPTEDRVVVHTDGPDASAGTAVVLDGATETRRGVPSGGWYSRLLAEAIERRLRTDAGEDLDTLLSEAISALAREHDLTPRRAPSSTVAMVRWTNEHVEALVLADSPVVVFTEAGADVVHDDRLDRLRAAGALRTREAVDRLRNSEHGFWVAEAVPEAASHALRRRWPRTAVDAAVLATDGVSAGVDTYGVLDWPGLLRRARAHGAEAVLDTVRQAEIDDSDRVRWPRSKQHDDQALVVIDFQRGQGDFRGDP, from the coding sequence ATGTCAACTCAGGTTGACAGTCGCTACGGTCGGTTCGTGCCTCGCATCGACATCGCCGAACGCCCCGGGGTGGGACTCGACGGCACCCCCCGCCCCACCGAGGACCGCGTCGTGGTCCACACCGACGGCCCCGACGCTTCCGCCGGCACCGCGGTGGTATTGGACGGCGCCACCGAGACACGGCGCGGCGTTCCGAGCGGAGGCTGGTACTCCCGCCTGCTCGCGGAGGCGATCGAGCGACGCCTGCGGACGGACGCGGGCGAGGACCTCGACACCCTTCTCTCGGAAGCGATCTCGGCGCTGGCGCGGGAACACGACCTGACTCCGCGACGCGCTCCGTCGAGCACGGTCGCGATGGTGCGCTGGACCAATGAGCACGTCGAGGCGCTGGTCCTCGCCGACAGCCCCGTGGTCGTGTTCACCGAGGCCGGCGCCGACGTGGTGCACGACGACCGGTTGGACCGGCTGAGGGCGGCGGGGGCGCTGCGCACGCGGGAGGCGGTCGACCGGCTCCGCAACAGCGAGCACGGCTTCTGGGTCGCCGAAGCCGTGCCGGAGGCGGCTTCCCACGCGCTGCGGCGCCGCTGGCCCCGAACGGCGGTGGACGCGGCGGTGCTGGCCACCGACGGCGTGTCGGCAGGGGTCGACACCTACGGCGTCCTGGACTGGCCCGGACTGCTGCGACGGGCACGCGCTCATGGAGCCGAGGCCGTCCTGGACACGGTGCGACAGGCGGAGATCGACGACAGCGACCGAGTGCGGTGGCCTCGCTCGAAACAGCACGACGACCAGGCCCTCGTGGTGATCGATTTCCAGCGCGGCCAGGGAGATTTCAGGGGTGATCCCTGA
- a CDS encoding FAD-linked oxidase C-terminal domain-containing protein: protein MLDATVRSALAAAVGEDNVISDPVALRSYECDGLTGFRVVPDLVVLPTDTASVAAAVRACHEHGVPYVARGAGTGLSGGALPVADGVVIALQRLRAVLDVDPVDRRATLQPGVTNLDITRAAAPYGLYYAPDPSSQQVCTIGGNVAENSGGAHCLKYGFTTNHVLSMTVVLPDGEVVTLGGETGEQLGPDLRGVFIGSEGTIGIACEITVRLLPVPETVRTLLADFDSVRQAGEVVSDIVAAGIVPAAVEMMDNLAIQAAEQAVHAGYTLSTAAALVVELDGPATECSAQFEQVREICERHHCTRLHIAGNAAERAKIWKGRKAAFAAVGRISPDYFVQDGVVPRTRLAEVLGRIEEMGRAEGLRVANVFHAGDGNLHPLVLYNAAAGEQDRAEKLSGRIAELCVELGGSLSGEHGIGTDKACSMPRMFSADDLATMDRVRGAFDPDRLCNPGKLLPTPRLCGEAPGPYRPHPLEEAGVIERL, encoded by the coding sequence ATGCTCGACGCGACGGTGCGATCGGCCCTGGCCGCGGCGGTCGGCGAGGACAACGTCATCTCCGACCCGGTGGCCCTGCGCAGTTACGAGTGCGACGGGCTGACCGGATTCCGCGTGGTCCCCGACCTGGTGGTCCTGCCCACCGACACCGCAAGCGTCGCCGCCGCGGTGCGCGCCTGCCACGAACACGGCGTCCCGTACGTGGCGAGAGGCGCGGGAACCGGGCTCTCCGGCGGCGCGCTGCCCGTCGCCGACGGCGTCGTGATCGCGCTGCAACGGTTGCGCGCGGTGCTCGACGTCGATCCCGTCGACCGGCGCGCCACACTGCAACCCGGCGTCACCAACCTCGACATCACCCGCGCCGCCGCGCCGTACGGGCTCTACTACGCACCCGACCCGTCCAGCCAGCAGGTCTGCACGATCGGCGGCAACGTGGCCGAGAACTCCGGCGGCGCGCACTGCCTCAAGTACGGCTTCACCACCAACCACGTGCTGTCGATGACCGTCGTCCTGCCCGACGGCGAGGTGGTCACGCTCGGCGGCGAGACCGGCGAGCAACTCGGCCCCGACCTGCGCGGCGTGTTCATCGGCTCCGAAGGCACCATCGGGATCGCCTGCGAGATCACGGTGCGCCTGCTGCCCGTGCCCGAAACCGTCCGCACCCTGCTCGCCGACTTCGACTCCGTGCGGCAGGCAGGCGAGGTCGTCAGCGACATCGTGGCCGCCGGCATCGTGCCCGCCGCCGTGGAGATGATGGACAATCTCGCCATCCAGGCCGCCGAACAGGCCGTGCACGCCGGCTACACGCTGAGCACGGCCGCCGCGCTCGTCGTGGAGCTCGACGGACCGGCCACCGAGTGCTCCGCGCAGTTCGAGCAGGTCCGGGAGATCTGCGAGCGCCATCACTGCACCCGGCTGCACATCGCGGGCAACGCCGCCGAACGCGCGAAGATCTGGAAGGGCCGCAAGGCCGCCTTCGCCGCGGTGGGCCGCATCAGCCCCGACTACTTCGTGCAGGACGGCGTCGTACCCCGCACCCGCCTCGCCGAGGTGCTCGGCCGCATCGAGGAGATGGGCCGCGCCGAAGGCCTGCGCGTGGCCAACGTCTTCCACGCGGGCGACGGCAACCTGCACCCGCTCGTGCTCTACAACGCCGCGGCGGGCGAGCAGGACCGCGCCGAGAAGCTGTCGGGCCGGATCGCGGAGCTCTGTGTCGAGCTCGGCGGCTCGCTGTCCGGCGAACACGGCATCGGCACCGACAAGGCGTGCTCGATGCCCCGCATGTTCAGCGCCGACGACCTCGCCACGATGGACCGCGTGCGCGGCGCGTTCGACCCGGACCGGCTGTGCAACCCGGGCAAACTGCTGCCCACCCCGAGGTTGTGCGGCGAGGCGCCGGGGCCGTACCGCCCGCACCCGCTGGAGGAGGCTGGAGTGATCGAACGGCTATGA
- a CDS encoding cytochrome P450 codes for MTSRAGLLDTAGVVGGVVAPTLAVGVLNRRPRVMALADRLHLDRMALRVLQRLRARHGAGPVLLPVPGRRIAVLLEPDDVARVLDATPSPFSPAAWEKRRALEHFQPHAVLTTPMPQREPRRHYNEVVLEAGHAEHSLAERLRDVVAHEVGQLLGESDRLDWPRFERAWWRIVRRLVLGDQARDDTEVTDALAALRSRGNWAFLLPQAHERRRRFQQRLDEHLERAEPGSLAAVIARTPADDGVDPYGQVPHWLFAFDAAGMVSLRTLALLSVHPEHAATARKEIADGEAGLPFLRACVLDAVRLWPTTPVLLRESTTVTSWRGTTLPSNTLFFTFTPFFHRDRALVPFADRFAPDAWLDGRAGALPALVPFSDGPGRCPGENLVLLVTSTLLAELLRAGDYRLLAPTTLRSRTHAHDRLPATLDNFGLRFARTAQEASPSSP; via the coding sequence ATGACGAGTCGCGCCGGCCTGCTCGACACAGCCGGAGTGGTCGGCGGGGTGGTGGCTCCGACACTCGCGGTCGGCGTGCTCAACCGCCGGCCCCGGGTGATGGCGCTGGCCGACCGACTGCACCTCGACCGGATGGCACTGCGTGTGCTGCAGCGACTACGGGCCCGGCATGGCGCCGGGCCCGTTCTGCTGCCTGTGCCCGGTCGCCGCATCGCGGTGCTACTGGAGCCCGACGACGTCGCGCGGGTGCTCGACGCCACGCCGTCGCCGTTCAGCCCCGCCGCCTGGGAGAAGCGCCGGGCACTCGAACACTTCCAGCCCCACGCCGTCCTCACGACACCGATGCCGCAGCGGGAGCCCCGCCGCCACTACAACGAGGTCGTGCTGGAGGCCGGGCACGCCGAGCACTCGCTGGCCGAACGCCTCCGCGACGTCGTCGCACACGAGGTGGGGCAGCTGCTCGGCGAGAGCGACAGGCTCGACTGGCCGCGCTTCGAGCGCGCGTGGTGGCGGATCGTGCGGCGGCTCGTGCTCGGCGACCAGGCCCGCGACGACACCGAGGTCACCGACGCGTTGGCGGCCCTGCGCTCACGCGGCAACTGGGCGTTCCTGCTGCCGCAAGCCCACGAACGCCGACGCCGATTCCAGCAGCGCCTGGACGAGCACCTGGAACGAGCCGAGCCGGGCAGCCTCGCCGCCGTGATCGCGCGTACTCCCGCGGACGACGGCGTCGACCCGTACGGGCAGGTGCCGCACTGGTTGTTCGCCTTCGACGCGGCGGGAATGGTCTCCCTGCGCACGTTGGCGCTGCTCAGCGTGCATCCCGAGCACGCCGCGACAGCGAGGAAGGAGATCGCGGACGGCGAGGCCGGCCTGCCGTTCCTGCGCGCGTGCGTGCTGGACGCCGTTCGCCTCTGGCCGACGACACCGGTGCTGCTGCGCGAGAGCACCACGGTGACCTCCTGGCGCGGCACGACCTTGCCGTCGAACACGCTGTTCTTCACGTTCACGCCGTTCTTCCACCGCGATCGCGCGCTGGTGCCGTTCGCCGACCGGTTCGCCCCGGACGCGTGGCTCGACGGCCGGGCCGGCGCACTGCCCGCGCTCGTGCCGTTCAGCGACGGGCCGGGCCGCTGCCCCGGGGAGAACCTCGTGCTGCTGGTGACCAGCACGCTGCTGGCCGAACTGCTGCGCGCGGGCGACTACCGGCTGCTGGCGCCGACGACGTTGCGGTCACGCACCCACGCACACGACCGGCTGCCCGCGACGCTGGACAACTTCGGGCTGCGCTTCGCCCGCACGGCTCAGGAAGCGAGCCCGAGCTCGCCGTAG
- a CDS encoding HTH domain-containing protein, whose translation MGEATELAARAGDRDPKIGLRAVAALRRLLEQLEAVQVRSARTQGWSWQEIADALGVTRQAVHKKHGRR comes from the coding sequence ATGGGTGAAGCAACCGAACTCGCGGCCAGGGCCGGCGACCGCGACCCGAAGATCGGGTTGCGTGCGGTGGCGGCGCTGCGTCGGCTCCTGGAACAACTCGAAGCGGTCCAGGTGCGCAGCGCGCGGACGCAGGGCTGGTCCTGGCAGGAGATCGCGGACGCGTTGGGCGTCACGCGGCAGGCCGTCCACAAAAAGCACGGGAGGCGTTGA
- a CDS encoding DUF445 domain-containing protein: MEQPTSTAVPLGPPGALEREEAKRRGLRRMKLVALSFLLGATVLFLLASWAQSEGWPAWVNYVRAAAEAGMVGALADWFAVTALFRHPLGLKIPHTAIIPNKKAVLGSSLGDFVGTNFLAEPVVRDKLRRVETSRRVGEWLARPDNAERVTAELATVVRGAVTVLRDEDVQAVMEQAVVKRVLDQEWGPPLGKLLQQVLADGAHHRLVDLVVDRAYEWVRDNHEAVLRVVSDRAPSWSPRFVDTMLADKVYGEVLSFAWAVKTDVNHPLRLAVDRFLVEFAGDLQKDPETIARAEAVKQQLVEHPEVRNVIDSAWTTAKKMLLAAAEDPSSELRRRVATGLAELGARLQSDPALSAKVDGWVEGSAAYVVRHYSSEITTIITETVERWDAEETSRKIELQVGRDLQFIRINGTVVGALAGLVIYTVAQVLF, translated from the coding sequence ATGGAGCAACCGACGTCCACCGCCGTCCCGCTCGGTCCGCCCGGAGCCCTCGAACGGGAGGAGGCGAAGCGGCGGGGGCTGCGCAGGATGAAACTCGTGGCGCTGAGTTTCCTGCTCGGCGCGACGGTCCTCTTCCTGCTGGCCAGCTGGGCGCAGTCGGAGGGCTGGCCGGCCTGGGTGAACTACGTCCGCGCGGCCGCCGAGGCGGGCATGGTCGGTGCGCTGGCCGACTGGTTCGCCGTGACCGCGTTGTTCCGGCACCCGCTGGGCCTCAAGATCCCGCACACGGCGATCATCCCGAACAAGAAGGCCGTGCTCGGCAGCAGTCTCGGCGACTTCGTGGGCACGAACTTTCTGGCGGAGCCGGTGGTGCGCGACAAGCTCCGGCGGGTGGAGACGTCGCGGCGCGTCGGCGAGTGGCTGGCCCGGCCCGACAACGCGGAACGGGTGACGGCGGAACTGGCGACGGTCGTGCGCGGCGCCGTGACGGTGCTGCGCGACGAGGACGTGCAGGCCGTCATGGAGCAGGCGGTGGTGAAACGCGTGCTCGACCAGGAGTGGGGGCCGCCGCTGGGCAAGCTCCTGCAGCAGGTGCTCGCCGACGGCGCGCACCACCGCCTGGTGGATCTCGTGGTCGACCGGGCCTACGAGTGGGTCCGCGACAACCACGAGGCCGTGCTCCGGGTCGTGTCGGACCGGGCACCGTCGTGGTCGCCCCGGTTCGTCGACACGATGCTCGCCGACAAGGTCTACGGCGAGGTGCTGTCGTTCGCGTGGGCGGTGAAGACGGACGTCAACCACCCGTTGCGACTGGCCGTCGACCGATTCCTCGTCGAGTTCGCGGGCGATCTCCAGAAGGACCCGGAAACCATCGCGCGGGCGGAGGCGGTCAAGCAGCAGCTCGTCGAGCACCCCGAGGTGCGGAACGTGATCGACTCGGCGTGGACCACGGCGAAGAAGATGCTGCTGGCCGCCGCCGAGGACCCGTCGAGTGAGCTTCGGCGGAGGGTGGCCACCGGGCTCGCGGAGCTGGGTGCGCGCCTGCAGTCGGACCCGGCGCTGTCGGCGAAGGTCGACGGCTGGGTGGAGGGTTCGGCGGCGTACGTCGTTCGGCATTACTCCTCCGAGATCACGACGATCATCACCGAGACCGTCGAACGCTGGGACGCCGAGGAGACGTCGCGCAAGATCGAACTTCAGGTCGGACGCGATCTGCAGTTCATCCGCATCAACGGCACGGTGGTGGGCGCCCTGGCCGGATTGGTGATCTACACGGTGGCGCAGGTGTTGTTCTGA
- the yczE gene encoding membrane protein YczE, with amino-acid sequence MKSPVELSPVPVTTAPAVRLTQLLLGLACYGTSMAMMTRSGLGLNPWDVLHEGVADRTGLTFGTVTALTGVVVLAAWIPLRQRPGIGTVANVLVIAVVVDLVRAVLPQPQHLVWQGALLLGGIVLNGLATAVYVGARLGPGPRDGLMTGLSARTNWSVRAVRTAIEVVVLATGWLLGGTVGLGTVLYALAIGPLTQFFLPHVTWSPKRR; translated from the coding sequence GTGAAATCCCCCGTCGAACTCAGTCCCGTTCCCGTCACCACGGCTCCGGCCGTCCGGTTGACCCAGCTCCTGCTGGGTCTGGCCTGTTACGGCACGAGCATGGCGATGATGACCCGCTCGGGACTCGGGCTGAATCCCTGGGACGTCCTGCACGAAGGCGTCGCCGACCGCACCGGGCTCACGTTCGGCACGGTCACCGCGTTGACCGGCGTCGTGGTGCTCGCGGCGTGGATCCCGCTACGGCAACGCCCCGGCATCGGCACGGTGGCGAACGTCCTCGTCATCGCCGTGGTCGTCGACCTGGTGCGAGCGGTGCTGCCGCAACCGCAGCACCTGGTGTGGCAGGGGGCCCTGCTACTCGGCGGCATCGTCCTGAACGGGCTCGCGACGGCCGTCTACGTCGGAGCGCGTCTCGGTCCCGGCCCCCGCGACGGCCTCATGACGGGCCTGTCGGCGCGCACGAACTGGTCGGTTCGTGCGGTCCGCACCGCGATCGAGGTCGTCGTCCTGGCGACCGGGTGGCTGCTCGGCGGCACGGTCGGTCTCGGCACCGTGCTGTACGCGCTGGCCATCGGTCCGCTGACGCAGTTCTTCCTGCCGCACGTCACGTGGTCGCCGAAGCGCAGGTGA